A window from Halomicrobium urmianum encodes these proteins:
- a CDS encoding urease accessory protein UreD: MAADAPDADGEALDAPDAGGESDAPHPAFEPYAAEPVPQAAVGVPGKDGTLELTFASNEGGTKLVRDYATVPFHVSGTLGHDPHPDASTVFVQSPTGGVAQGDRHDVDVAVREDAVAHVSTQSSTRVLTMERNYAAADATLSVGSGGHLDYVPEPTILHADARYYQNTTVELDRDATAVVADVVVPGRLARGERFEFERYLSRVRAEGPDGLLFEDATHLTPAESDPRAPGVLGEYEVYGTLFVVDPDGDAVDSDALHDAVADREARAGATRLPNDAGVAVRALGDRAETVTDALHAAWDRARRELIDAPAPEGRKY; encoded by the coding sequence ATGGCCGCCGACGCCCCGGACGCCGACGGGGAGGCGCTGGACGCCCCCGACGCGGGCGGAGAGTCCGATGCCCCGCACCCGGCCTTCGAGCCGTACGCGGCCGAGCCCGTCCCGCAGGCCGCGGTGGGTGTCCCGGGCAAGGACGGGACGCTGGAGCTCACCTTCGCCAGCAACGAAGGCGGGACGAAACTCGTCCGCGACTACGCGACGGTGCCCTTCCACGTCTCGGGGACGCTCGGCCACGACCCCCACCCCGACGCATCGACGGTGTTCGTCCAGTCGCCCACCGGCGGCGTCGCGCAGGGGGATCGCCACGACGTCGACGTCGCGGTCCGCGAGGACGCCGTCGCCCACGTCTCGACGCAGAGTTCGACCAGGGTGCTCACGATGGAGCGCAACTACGCGGCCGCGGACGCGACCCTCTCCGTGGGCTCCGGCGGGCACCTCGACTACGTCCCGGAGCCGACCATCCTCCACGCCGACGCTCGGTACTACCAGAACACGACGGTCGAACTCGACCGGGACGCCACGGCCGTCGTGGCCGACGTGGTCGTGCCCGGACGGCTCGCCCGCGGGGAGCGATTCGAGTTCGAGCGGTACCTCTCGCGGGTGCGCGCAGAGGGTCCCGACGGCCTCCTGTTCGAGGACGCGACCCACCTCACGCCCGCCGAGTCCGACCCGCGAGCGCCCGGCGTCCTCGGCGAGTACGAGGTCTACGGAACGCTGTTCGTCGTCGACCCGGACGGCGACGCGGTGGACAGCGACGCCCTCCACGACGCCGTCGCCGATCGCGAGGCCCGCGCCGGCGCGACCCGACTGCCCAACGACGCCGGCGTCGCCGTGCGGGCGCTGGGCGACCGGGCAGAGACGGTGACGGACGCGCTACACGCTGCGTGGGACCGCGCGCGCCGCGAACTGATCGACGCGCCGGCGCCGGAGGGGCGGAAGTACTGA
- a CDS encoding urease accessory protein UreE, whose protein sequence is MLVADAYLGHREDPDVAERLADADPARVVLSDVDRRRSRVRTETENGRDLGVVVGRELADGDVLETESGEFVVVELAAVEALVVEFEDADVSTTAALALGHAAGNRHWDLAVRGGEALFPLADSADRMEAALADHLPEDVAVRTERVPPTTFDDGGAHAGGHDHSYGDGDGHSHDRGGGHSHSHGHAHDHGIRTVDGGDDA, encoded by the coding sequence ATGCTCGTCGCCGACGCCTACCTCGGCCACCGCGAGGACCCCGACGTGGCCGAGCGACTGGCCGACGCCGACCCCGCACGGGTCGTCCTCTCGGACGTCGACCGCCGGCGCTCGCGCGTGCGGACGGAGACCGAGAACGGCCGCGACCTGGGCGTCGTCGTCGGCCGCGAACTCGCCGACGGCGACGTCCTCGAGACCGAGTCCGGCGAGTTCGTCGTCGTCGAACTGGCCGCCGTCGAGGCGCTCGTCGTCGAGTTCGAGGACGCCGACGTCTCGACCACGGCCGCGCTCGCACTCGGCCACGCCGCCGGTAACCGCCACTGGGACTTGGCCGTCCGCGGGGGCGAGGCGCTGTTTCCGCTGGCCGACTCCGCCGACCGGATGGAGGCCGCCCTGGCCGACCACCTGCCGGAGGACGTCGCCGTTCGCACCGAGCGCGTCCCGCCCACGACGTTCGACGACGGCGGCGCGCACGCGGGCGGTCACGACCACTCGTACGGGGACGGAGACGGCCACTCGCACGACCGCGGCGGCGGTCACAGCCACTCTCACGGCCACGCCCACGACCACGGCATCCGCACCGTCGACGGGGGTGACGACGCGTGA
- a CDS encoding DUF368 domain-containing protein, with amino-acid sequence MTTADGERTLSLSESVPPLREWLTTFLVGLCMGTADAVPGVSGGTIALIAGVYERLIAGVSAVTPSRVGGFLRALAPVDGGIDVDRAIGIFDEVDGWFLLALLVGIVAALVTVTGVVDWADERYPVLLFGVFFGLIGASAVILLRAISIRRADEIAAAVAGFAAAFVAAGQASLLGGGGLALVFVGGALAVSAMILPGLSGALILVILGQYTRMSETLHAFIDALGAAVTGGATADLVDHGTVVVTFVLGGLVGLFTIARVVRRALDANRGATLSFLVALVVGALRAPVDRIGTRGIAWTTDTIVAFAAAAAVGAAVVLVLDYFAVDIDLETA; translated from the coding sequence ATGACCACGGCCGACGGCGAGCGAACGTTGAGCCTGAGCGAGTCGGTACCGCCCCTGCGTGAGTGGCTGACCACCTTCCTCGTCGGCCTGTGCATGGGGACGGCCGACGCCGTCCCGGGCGTCTCCGGCGGCACCATCGCCCTCATCGCGGGCGTCTACGAGCGCCTGATCGCCGGCGTCTCGGCCGTCACGCCAAGTCGCGTCGGGGGATTCCTGCGAGCGCTCGCGCCGGTCGACGGCGGGATCGACGTCGACCGGGCGATCGGGATCTTCGACGAGGTCGACGGCTGGTTCCTGCTCGCGCTGCTGGTCGGTATCGTCGCCGCGCTGGTCACGGTGACGGGGGTCGTCGACTGGGCCGACGAGCGGTATCCGGTCCTCCTGTTCGGCGTCTTCTTCGGGCTCATCGGCGCCTCCGCCGTGATCCTGCTGCGTGCGATCAGCATTCGGCGGGCCGACGAGATCGCCGCCGCCGTCGCCGGGTTCGCCGCGGCGTTCGTCGCCGCCGGACAGGCCAGCCTCCTCGGCGGCGGCGGGCTCGCGCTGGTCTTCGTCGGGGGCGCGCTGGCGGTCAGCGCGATGATCCTCCCCGGGCTCTCCGGCGCGCTCATCCTCGTGATACTCGGCCAGTACACGCGGATGTCCGAGACGCTACACGCGTTCATCGACGCCCTCGGCGCTGCGGTGACCGGCGGCGCGACCGCCGACCTCGTCGACCACGGCACCGTCGTCGTGACCTTCGTCCTCGGCGGGCTGGTCGGGCTGTTCACCATCGCGCGCGTGGTGCGGCGCGCGCTCGACGCCAATCGCGGCGCGACGCTTTCCTTCCTCGTGGCGCTGGTCGTCGGCGCGCTCCGGGCGCCCGTCGACCGGATCGGCACGCGCGGCATCGCGTGGACGACGGACACGATCGTCGCGTTCGCCGCCGCGGCCGCCGTCGGCGCGGCCGTCGTCCTCGTGCTGGACTACTTCGCCGTCGACATCGACCTGGAGACGGCCTGA
- a CDS encoding M20 family metallopeptidase: MDVADLTRELVAIPSHDDETAAGDYVEEWLREHTDAAVERDEHGNVFARRGAGEASLALAGHHDVVPPDASQVVGGSVEPESDYVLEERDGRLYGRGTADMKGCLAAAMCAFRDADPDDLDCELVFASFVEEEDGALGSEKAVEDGFAPDYAVVGEGSTGYSAAGVTDVAVAHKGRRGSTITARGTAAHASEAEEGENAVYAATDAIELLREMEVPETEVLGHELEGSVVVTEIEGGSAWNVVPERCEITVDERTVPGERAPLEWVETYEAVEWTVDQDLEPMACGDADFAELALDVAAAEQAGDPEHVVKPHATDAGNLAEAGTDCLVIGAAEPGEAHTADESVSMDVLDRCFRIYRGIAESL; encoded by the coding sequence ATGGACGTCGCGGACCTGACGCGGGAACTGGTCGCGATTCCCAGCCACGACGACGAGACGGCCGCCGGCGACTACGTGGAGGAGTGGCTCCGGGAGCACACCGACGCCGCTGTCGAGCGCGACGAGCACGGCAACGTCTTCGCGCGCAGGGGCGCGGGCGAGGCGTCGCTCGCGCTCGCCGGCCACCACGACGTGGTCCCGCCCGACGCGTCCCAGGTCGTGGGCGGTTCAGTCGAGCCCGAGAGCGACTACGTCCTGGAGGAGCGCGACGGCCGCCTCTACGGCCGCGGCACGGCCGACATGAAGGGCTGTCTGGCGGCGGCGATGTGCGCGTTCCGCGACGCCGACCCCGACGACCTGGACTGCGAACTCGTCTTCGCCTCCTTCGTCGAGGAGGAGGACGGGGCACTGGGCTCGGAGAAGGCCGTCGAGGACGGGTTCGCACCCGACTACGCCGTCGTCGGCGAGGGATCGACGGGCTACTCCGCCGCGGGCGTCACAGACGTCGCCGTCGCCCACAAGGGCCGGCGCGGGAGCACGATCACCGCCCGCGGGACCGCCGCCCACGCCAGCGAGGCCGAGGAAGGCGAGAACGCCGTCTACGCCGCGACCGACGCGATCGAACTCCTCCGCGAGATGGAGGTCCCCGAGACGGAGGTGCTGGGCCACGAACTCGAGGGCAGCGTCGTCGTCACCGAGATCGAGGGCGGATCGGCCTGGAACGTCGTCCCCGAGCGCTGCGAGATCACCGTCGACGAGCGGACGGTCCCCGGCGAGCGCGCGCCCCTGGAGTGGGTCGAGACCTACGAGGCCGTCGAGTGGACGGTCGATCAGGACCTCGAACCGATGGCCTGCGGCGACGCCGACTTCGCCGAGCTCGCGCTGGACGTCGCCGCCGCGGAACAGGCCGGCGATCCCGAGCACGTCGTCAAGCCCCACGCGACCGACGCGGGCAACCTCGCCGAGGCCGGCACCGACTGCCTGGTGATCGGCGCGGCCGAGCCGGGGGAGGCTCACACCGCCGACGAGTCCGTCTCGATGGACGTCCTCGACCGGTGTTTCCGGATCTACCGGGGAATCGCGGAGTCGCTGTGA
- a CDS encoding carboxypeptidase M32 — MATQEATDVYEEFEDHVRRLTYVGDAAGILQWDQEVMMPEGGTPARSKQTSALSTLKHDLLTDDRLGEWLDELEGNDLDPEREAVVREVRRDHERAVRVPSDLVERISETTSNALPVWKQAREADDFDAFADTLEEIVQLKREYAEAIDPDRDPYEVLFEDYEPYLGLDTAERVLERLRDELVPLIDDIQDSDVELADPFSGSYDEGAQEELVREALDYLGYDWDRGRLDTAPHPFSSGTQFDARVTTRFDPEDPLDALGSTIHEFGHATYTQGLPREEYGTPLGDSRDLSVHESQSRLWENHVGRSQPFFEGFAPTIEDRLGVSADPRALYEAANTVHPDNLIRVEADELTYHMHIVLRFEIERDLIHGDLDVAEVPQVWNDRMEEYLGVRPDTDAEGCLQDIHWTHGSFGYFPTYSLGSVLAAQLFAAAADELDDVDGRVRDGEFDPLREWLVENVHRHGARYTTDELIREATGEDFTADYFLDYADGKYRSLYDA; from the coding sequence ATGGCCACGCAGGAGGCGACTGACGTCTACGAGGAGTTCGAGGACCACGTCCGGCGGCTGACCTACGTCGGCGACGCGGCCGGGATCCTCCAGTGGGACCAGGAGGTCATGATGCCCGAAGGGGGAACGCCGGCCCGCTCGAAGCAGACGTCGGCGCTGTCGACGCTGAAACACGACCTGCTCACCGACGACCGGCTGGGCGAGTGGCTCGACGAACTGGAGGGCAACGACCTCGACCCCGAGCGCGAGGCGGTCGTCCGGGAGGTCCGCCGGGACCACGAGCGGGCGGTGCGCGTCCCGAGCGACCTCGTCGAGCGCATCTCGGAGACCACGTCCAACGCCCTGCCCGTCTGGAAGCAGGCCCGCGAAGCGGACGACTTCGACGCCTTCGCCGACACGCTCGAGGAGATCGTCCAGCTCAAGCGCGAGTACGCGGAGGCCATCGATCCCGACCGGGACCCGTACGAGGTGCTGTTCGAGGACTACGAGCCGTACCTCGGCCTCGACACGGCCGAGCGCGTGCTGGAGCGGCTGCGGGACGAGCTGGTGCCGCTGATCGACGACATCCAGGACAGCGACGTCGAACTGGCCGACCCGTTCTCCGGGAGCTACGACGAGGGCGCCCAGGAGGAACTGGTCCGTGAGGCGCTCGACTACCTCGGCTACGACTGGGACCGCGGCCGCCTCGACACGGCGCCGCATCCCTTCTCCTCGGGGACGCAGTTCGACGCCCGCGTCACCACGCGGTTCGACCCCGAGGACCCGCTGGACGCGCTGGGGTCGACGATCCACGAGTTCGGCCACGCCACCTACACGCAGGGGCTCCCGCGCGAGGAGTACGGCACGCCGCTGGGCGACTCGCGCGACCTCTCGGTCCACGAGTCCCAGTCGCGGCTCTGGGAGAACCACGTCGGCCGGTCGCAGCCCTTCTTCGAGGGCTTCGCGCCGACGATCGAGGACCGCCTCGGCGTCTCGGCCGACCCGCGTGCGCTCTACGAGGCCGCCAACACCGTCCACCCTGACAACCTGATCCGGGTCGAGGCCGACGAGCTGACCTACCACATGCACATCGTCCTGCGGTTCGAGATCGAGCGCGACCTGATCCACGGGGACCTCGACGTCGCGGAGGTGCCGCAGGTGTGGAACGACAGGATGGAGGAGTACCTCGGAGTGCGCCCGGACACGGACGCCGAGGGCTGCCTGCAGGACATCCACTGGACCCACGGCTCGTTCGGCTACTTCCCGACCTACTCGCTCGGATCGGTGCTGGCCGCGCAGCTGTTCGCCGCGGCGGCAGACGAGTTGGACGACGTCGACGGGCGGGTCCGCGACGGCGAGTTCGACCCGCTCCGGGAGTGGCTCGTCGAGAACGTCCACCGCCACGGCGCCCGGTACACCACCGACGAACTGATCCGCGAGGCCACCGGCGAGGACTTCACGGCGGACTACTTCCTCGACTACGCCGACGGGAAGTACCGGTCGCTGTACGACGCCTGA
- a CDS encoding methyl-accepting chemotaxis protein, which produces MADSELGTDGLADDRADDALRESVEQDIDERAGYDSEAASEIQTSIAELQASSEDIAAETADIRELAAEQYDGMTRVAEEVSNLSAAVEEIASSSEQVSAASEQARELAETGQANTEDVHDAMESIQAAAESVASDVRTIQDGVGEIDEIVEVINDIADQTNMLALNASIEAARAGEAGEGFAVVADEVKSLAEQAQSEAGEIEEMVGRIQGDTENAVESLEESNEVIETGIESVSESVNILDEIEDAVREVNDGIEEVATATDQQAASTEEVASMVDQATDAAEDIAESTAEIADEVDDQTRQISDVNHAVDDLVADWQG; this is translated from the coding sequence ATGGCCGACAGCGAACTGGGGACCGACGGGCTGGCCGACGACCGCGCGGACGACGCCCTCCGGGAGAGCGTCGAACAGGACATCGACGAACGGGCGGGCTACGACAGCGAGGCGGCGAGCGAGATCCAGACCTCGATCGCGGAGCTCCAGGCCTCCTCCGAGGACATCGCGGCGGAGACGGCCGACATCCGCGAACTGGCCGCCGAGCAGTACGACGGCATGACCCGGGTCGCAGAGGAGGTGTCGAACCTCTCGGCAGCCGTCGAGGAGATCGCCTCCTCCTCCGAGCAGGTCTCCGCCGCCAGCGAACAGGCCCGCGAACTCGCCGAGACGGGCCAGGCCAACACCGAGGACGTCCACGACGCGATGGAGTCCATTCAGGCGGCCGCCGAGAGCGTCGCCAGCGACGTCCGGACCATTCAGGACGGCGTCGGGGAGATCGACGAGATCGTCGAGGTGATCAACGACATCGCCGATCAGACCAACATGCTGGCGCTGAACGCCTCGATCGAGGCCGCCCGCGCAGGCGAGGCCGGAGAGGGCTTCGCCGTCGTCGCCGACGAGGTCAAGAGCCTCGCCGAGCAGGCCCAGTCCGAGGCCGGCGAGATAGAGGAGATGGTCGGCCGCATCCAGGGTGACACCGAGAACGCCGTCGAGAGCCTGGAAGAGTCCAACGAGGTGATCGAGACCGGCATCGAGTCGGTCTCGGAGTCAGTGAACATCCTCGACGAGATCGAGGACGCCGTCCGCGAGGTCAACGACGGCATCGAGGAGGTCGCCACGGCCACCGACCAGCAGGCCGCCTCCACCGAGGAGGTCGCCAGCATGGTCGACCAGGCCACCGACGCCGCCGAGGACATCGCCGAGTCCACTGCTGAAATCGCGGACGAGGTCGACGACCAGACGCGCCAGATCAGCGACGTCAACCACGCCGTCGACGACCTCGTGGCCGACTGGCAGGGCTAA
- a CDS encoding cupredoxin domain-containing protein: protein MTEDGTDPTDGADCPDLASLATRRRDLIATIGTAGAAAVAGCLGDSGGSGATATSTQTDAETDTMTQSTQTADEPEIGSRFGYVGTSSDEEPPVEPDHTINLEFTFVEGRGDLPEFYFEPTGLAIEPGDTVKFNVATPHHNVNAFHPAFGYTQRVPDGVPPFSSPILAAGDYWLYTFEEEGVHDFTCAPHEVFGMSGRIVVGEASGPGANPIGEAPGGEEARPPEYTSGLVLSDEALAPENIQEQGSVSWDEIAQENKRLLLEPVEE from the coding sequence ATGACTGAAGACGGAACGGATCCGACGGACGGGGCGGACTGCCCCGACCTCGCGTCGCTCGCGACGAGGCGACGGGACCTCATCGCGACGATCGGCACCGCCGGAGCGGCCGCCGTCGCCGGTTGCCTCGGCGACAGCGGCGGGTCCGGCGCGACGGCGACCAGCACCCAGACCGACGCGGAGACGGACACGATGACTCAGAGCACACAGACCGCTGACGAACCGGAGATCGGATCGCGATTCGGGTACGTCGGGACCTCGTCCGACGAGGAGCCGCCGGTGGAGCCCGACCACACGATCAACCTCGAGTTCACGTTCGTCGAGGGACGCGGCGACCTCCCGGAGTTCTACTTCGAACCGACGGGGCTGGCCATCGAGCCCGGGGACACGGTCAAGTTCAACGTGGCGACGCCCCACCACAACGTCAACGCCTTCCACCCCGCGTTCGGCTACACCCAGCGCGTCCCCGACGGCGTGCCGCCGTTCTCCTCGCCGATCCTCGCGGCCGGGGACTACTGGCTGTACACCTTCGAGGAGGAGGGCGTCCACGACTTCACCTGCGCTCCCCACGAGGTGTTCGGCATGTCGGGCCGTATCGTCGTCGGCGAGGCCAGCGGCCCGGGCGCGAACCCGATCGGCGAGGCACCCGGCGGCGAGGAGGCCCGCCCGCCCGAGTACACGTCGGGACTGGTCCTGAGCGACGAGGCGCTGGCCCCCGAGAACATCCAGGAGCAGGGCTCGGTGAGCTGGGACGAGATCGCACAGGAGAACAAACGGCTCCTGCTCGAACCGGTCGAGGAGTAG
- the ubaA gene encoding SAMP-activating enzyme E1 yields the protein MADLDPEQLDRYSRHVIMDDVGPEGQAALLDARVLVVGAGGLGAPVLQYLAAAGVGTLGIVDDDVVERSNLQRQVIHGDADVGRPKVDSAREFVADLNPDVTVETHEARLDADNADDLIADYDLVVDASDNFATRFLVSDACTLAGVPFSHGAIYRFEGQVTTFSGDGPCYRCLFPEAPPEGAVPDCAEAGVLGVLPGTIGNIQATEVVKLILGEGETLEGRLLVYDASGMSFEEVPVAPRSDCPVCGDEPAIDAVAEASYEGRCSLSD from the coding sequence ATGGCCGACCTCGACCCGGAGCAACTCGACCGCTACTCGCGCCACGTCATCATGGACGACGTGGGGCCGGAGGGGCAGGCGGCGCTGCTGGACGCGCGGGTGCTCGTCGTCGGCGCCGGCGGTCTGGGTGCGCCCGTCCTCCAGTACCTCGCCGCCGCCGGCGTGGGGACGCTGGGAATCGTCGACGACGACGTCGTCGAGCGCTCGAACCTCCAGCGCCAGGTGATCCACGGCGACGCCGACGTGGGCCGCCCGAAGGTCGACAGCGCCCGCGAGTTCGTCGCGGACCTGAACCCAGACGTGACTGTCGAGACCCACGAGGCGCGCCTGGACGCCGACAACGCCGACGACCTGATCGCCGACTACGACCTCGTGGTCGACGCCTCCGACAACTTCGCCACGCGCTTTCTGGTCAGCGACGCCTGCACGCTCGCCGGCGTTCCCTTCTCCCACGGCGCCATCTACCGCTTCGAGGGCCAGGTCACCACCTTCTCCGGCGACGGCCCCTGCTACCGCTGCCTGTTTCCCGAGGCGCCGCCTGAGGGCGCCGTCCCGGACTGCGCCGAGGCGGGCGTGCTGGGCGTGCTTCCCGGCACGATCGGCAACATTCAGGCGACGGAGGTCGTGAAACTGATCCTCGGCGAGGGCGAGACGCTGGAGGGCCGCCTGCTGGTCTACGACGCCTCCGGGATGTCATTCGAGGAAGTGCCCGTCGCGCCGCGGTCGGACTGCCCGGTCTGCGGCGACGAGCCCGCTATCGACGCCGTCGCCGAGGCGTCCTACGAGGGGCGCTGCTCGCTGTCCGATTGA
- a CDS encoding cobalamin-binding protein has product MRVVTLLPSATEIVYALGVEPVGTSHECDHPPEAADLPAVNYARIDPDAGSAEINEQVAEAERGEGVYGIHEDRLAELDPDLIVTQGVCDVCAVDEVVVEQAVDDLGLDAAVLTLDVHSLDDLFASIRRIGDAVDRAERAAELVADLRERVDAVEARAAAAEERPSAAVLDWIDPVMVAGHWVPEMVDLAGGEYGMESTGAHSRPRGWDEVREYDPDVLAVAPCGFDLEQTRENLTDLTERPGWDDLTAVREGRVYLMDGHHYVNRSGPRLVDTLESLAGIVHPDLFESPPDGVVERLATAEAESKRKTNRQSDSEQRPS; this is encoded by the coding sequence ATGCGCGTCGTCACGCTTCTGCCCTCGGCCACGGAGATCGTTTACGCCCTCGGCGTCGAGCCCGTGGGAACGTCTCACGAGTGCGACCACCCGCCCGAGGCGGCGGACCTGCCGGCGGTCAACTACGCCCGGATCGACCCCGACGCGGGAAGCGCCGAGATCAACGAGCAGGTGGCCGAGGCGGAGCGCGGCGAGGGGGTCTACGGCATCCACGAGGACCGGCTGGCCGAGCTGGATCCGGACCTGATCGTCACGCAGGGGGTCTGCGACGTCTGCGCGGTCGACGAGGTCGTGGTCGAGCAGGCCGTCGACGACCTGGGGCTCGACGCGGCAGTGCTGACGCTCGATGTCCACAGTCTCGACGACCTGTTCGCGTCGATCCGGCGGATCGGCGACGCCGTGGACCGAGCGGAGCGGGCGGCCGAACTGGTGGCCGACCTGCGAGAGCGGGTCGACGCCGTCGAGGCGCGGGCGGCGGCGGCCGAGGAGCGCCCGAGCGCGGCGGTGCTGGACTGGATCGATCCAGTGATGGTCGCCGGCCACTGGGTCCCGGAGATGGTCGACCTGGCCGGCGGCGAGTACGGCATGGAGTCGACGGGCGCGCACTCGCGCCCGCGCGGGTGGGACGAGGTACGGGAGTACGACCCCGACGTGCTCGCCGTCGCGCCCTGCGGGTTCGACCTCGAACAGACCCGCGAGAACCTGACCGACCTCACGGAGCGGCCGGGGTGGGACGACCTGACTGCGGTGCGGGAGGGGCGGGTCTATCTGATGGACGGCCACCACTACGTCAACCGGTCGGGCCCGCGGCTGGTCGACACGCTGGAGTCCCTCGCCGGGATCGTCCACCCGGACCTGTTCGAGTCGCCGCCCGACGGCGTGGTCGAGCGGCTGGCGACGGCGGAAGCGGAATCGAAGCGTAAAACGAACCGTCAATCGGACAGCGAGCAGCGCCCCTCGTAG
- a CDS encoding DUF6432 family protein produces the protein MKAKAEFRDRPDTEVAILDALADRPEEGLTVLELRSHVDVDIDSLEDALANLKEDDLIEVTNETERTVILPEERVVGPDETDDEASLFDAIKRRFGR, from the coding sequence ATGAAAGCGAAGGCGGAGTTCCGCGACCGGCCGGACACGGAGGTCGCCATCCTCGACGCGCTCGCCGACCGGCCGGAGGAGGGACTGACGGTCCTCGAGCTCCGGTCCCACGTCGACGTCGACATCGACTCGCTGGAGGACGCCCTCGCGAACCTGAAGGAGGACGACCTGATCGAGGTGACCAACGAGACGGAGCGGACCGTCATCCTTCCGGAGGAACGGGTCGTCGGGCCCGACGAGACCGACGACGAGGCGTCGCTGTTCGACGCGATCAAGCGCCGGTTCGGGCGCTAA
- a CDS encoding DUF7093 family protein — MSLKCSVLGHSFGETEVERDREEQGSEVVITIREVETCERCGTERTVSENKEVTAIETPDDGVVGGPADDADEPADASAATDDGGETAGAESDEAAVDEPTDDGAAEIVDGEPADESGGDGDAEPAVAADAAAEASGSDGDAADPDAAPGGASAADAPDPDQGAEIIDAEDDEPVEPVDDELADPSVGEPEPSDEPEPDPAEADDAVFIDDADDEDDDRDDRAPGEWPDEGDEDDGGDGEWTPDVGTGEPAEGPEIRNSSGVSVTVPEGQFRCPECDYTTPVESSSLRAGDFCPECHRGSLVNEPVPEDGTRKE; from the coding sequence ATGAGTCTCAAGTGTTCCGTCCTCGGTCACTCGTTCGGCGAGACGGAGGTCGAGCGAGACCGGGAGGAGCAGGGCAGCGAGGTGGTCATCACGATCCGCGAGGTCGAGACCTGCGAGCGGTGCGGGACCGAGCGCACCGTCTCGGAGAACAAGGAGGTCACCGCCATCGAGACGCCGGACGACGGCGTCGTCGGCGGCCCGGCCGACGACGCGGACGAGCCGGCGGACGCGAGCGCGGCGACGGACGACGGCGGCGAGACGGCCGGGGCGGAGTCGGACGAGGCGGCCGTCGACGAACCGACCGACGACGGGGCGGCGGAGATCGTCGACGGCGAGCCGGCCGACGAGTCCGGCGGCGACGGGGACGCCGAACCCGCGGTCGCCGCCGACGCCGCGGCTGAGGCCAGCGGTTCCGACGGCGACGCCGCGGACCCGGACGCCGCGCCCGGCGGTGCGTCCGCCGCCGACGCCCCCGACCCCGACCAGGGCGCGGAGATTATCGACGCCGAGGACGACGAGCCCGTCGAGCCCGTCGACGACGAACTCGCAGACCCCTCGGTGGGCGAGCCCGAGCCGTCGGACGAGCCCGAGCCCGACCCGGCCGAGGCCGACGACGCGGTGTTCATCGACGACGCGGACGACGAGGACGACGATCGGGACGACCGCGCACCCGGCGAGTGGCCCGACGAGGGCGACGAGGACGACGGGGGCGACGGGGAGTGGACGCCGGACGTCGGGACGGGGGAGCCGGCCGAGGGCCCCGAGATTCGCAACTCCAGCGGCGTGTCCGTGACGGTGCCCGAGGGGCAGTTCCGGTGTCCGGAATGCGACTACACCACGCCCGTCGAATCGTCGTCGCTGCGGGCCGGTGACTTCTGTCCGGAGTGTCACCGCGGGAGCCTGGTCAACGAGCCGGTCCCGGAGGACGGAACGCGAAAAGAGTAA
- a CDS encoding DUF5611 family protein, translated as MREYKMRRGEHLEDRVPDMEAFIEEYFGEITGTEEYNDTELFVVADPDNPAFDRVVAGTVEYSSKKDKLALDIEERPAEEVIAEGHVEAAEDAVNAKNDFLEEATGRDAKARRDSMKRSVEDDAETPDNV; from the coding sequence ATGCGAGAGTACAAGATGCGCCGGGGCGAGCACCTCGAGGACCGCGTCCCAGACATGGAGGCGTTCATCGAGGAGTACTTCGGGGAGATCACGGGGACCGAGGAGTACAACGACACGGAGCTGTTCGTCGTCGCCGATCCCGACAACCCCGCCTTCGATCGCGTCGTCGCTGGAACCGTCGAGTACAGCAGCAAGAAGGACAAGCTCGCGCTGGACATCGAGGAACGTCCCGCCGAGGAGGTCATCGCCGAAGGGCACGTCGAGGCCGCCGAGGACGCCGTCAACGCCAAGAACGACTTCCTCGAGGAGGCGACCGGCCGCGACGCAAAGGCGCGCCGCGACTCGATGAAGCGCTCCGTCGAGGACGACGCCGAGACGCCGGACAACGTCTGA